A window of the Armatimonadota bacterium genome harbors these coding sequences:
- a CDS encoding PD-(D/E)XK nuclease family protein has translation MPIELEFTGWEGLFLPLLVASLHRRFVAQDDWDMGAVVVVLRSARGRARLLQLLAERAAADHLLLTPPDIVTPGRLPEALMAHGTAEPPDIVDALAWLTAVHTHGGDVLADLLGPAAEAGSGGRMMRSLSDDIRALYLELSAAGLSMLEASRRLMAAGFADAGTRIAGLEAIVSEHNRLVEAAGFVDREAQRATTALHGDLRCDRTIVLAGVVELPVPARDMLLKSGAQAIALVHAPESAAEGFDALGCLDPEYWLNRENAAGDLRILTVKRPAEQAPAIALLLNEIGGDLEADAVTVGLCDERLAAQMQRELTGAGVPCRIAAGTELSKSTVFKLLRSIAAYVERPTPSNLAILAREPDLAAWMVNTGVVANENILIRELDRWITELTPCTITPPVTYGAIQRLLAALDGVLHPLLQLQPASETAAQLMLALGAIYQSVELAPHRERSRSASLTAAAEILRTCAGLRADCDLNAAVSASELLRLLTDCLAETTTPDELSGDVVELAGWLELHLDDAQVLLLASANDEFLPARTPANALITADETASLATVSAGERLARDSYLFAAMRVGRRAFAVVCSQSGTDEEPLMPSRLLAQCEPAVLVDRIKAFTELRQRYHFATPDVPSPATGAFLIPPPDGASPALAAMPVTGFRAYLRCPYRFYLKYVRRVREQRDDAVELDPAAFGNLLHATLAAFGRNDAVRDEQNPETIARFLRSELEEQLRKTVGSERSAFVEAQHIALESRLEVFARLQAQHAAAGWRIVAAETELAGVLPGTATPITGRIDRIDRRDGHLLILDYKSGRVRIPEKSHRGREGDPTAWIDLQLPAYLLLTDAAKYDAESARAGIICLPAARKDAAVHEAGWTAEDLAAAQKTAVDVIHKVEAGIFWPPSSEPDDDDELSPILLDRTRDWASVRQESVVSAASAARRPPAP, from the coding sequence ATGCCGATCGAACTTGAGTTTACGGGCTGGGAAGGCCTCTTTCTACCGCTCCTCGTAGCATCGCTTCATCGCCGGTTCGTGGCGCAAGACGATTGGGACATGGGCGCGGTTGTGGTGGTACTCCGCAGCGCACGCGGTAGAGCAAGGCTGCTGCAGCTCCTCGCCGAGCGTGCCGCGGCTGACCACCTGCTGCTGACTCCGCCGGATATCGTAACGCCGGGCCGACTGCCGGAAGCTTTGATGGCGCACGGCACGGCTGAGCCACCGGACATCGTGGATGCACTGGCATGGCTTACTGCAGTGCATACCCACGGTGGGGACGTACTCGCTGACCTTTTGGGTCCCGCCGCTGAAGCCGGTAGCGGCGGACGCATGATGCGCAGTCTCAGCGACGACATTCGGGCACTCTATCTCGAGCTCTCTGCGGCCGGCCTGTCCATGCTGGAGGCATCGCGACGGCTCATGGCTGCCGGATTTGCCGATGCCGGCACTCGGATTGCGGGCCTCGAAGCGATTGTGTCGGAACATAACCGGCTGGTCGAAGCGGCTGGCTTCGTGGATCGCGAGGCCCAGCGGGCAACGACGGCTCTGCACGGTGATCTGCGATGCGACCGGACGATCGTTCTGGCCGGCGTGGTGGAGCTACCCGTGCCGGCTCGCGATATGCTGCTGAAGAGCGGCGCACAGGCAATCGCTCTCGTTCATGCACCGGAATCTGCGGCCGAGGGCTTCGATGCGTTGGGATGTCTCGATCCGGAGTACTGGCTCAACCGTGAGAACGCCGCGGGTGATCTACGGATCCTCACGGTCAAGCGGCCGGCGGAGCAGGCGCCGGCGATCGCCCTCCTGTTGAACGAAATCGGCGGTGACCTCGAGGCCGACGCAGTTACCGTTGGCTTGTGCGACGAGCGGCTGGCCGCACAAATGCAGCGTGAACTTACCGGCGCCGGAGTACCGTGCCGAATTGCGGCAGGAACGGAGCTTTCGAAAAGCACCGTATTCAAGCTTCTACGCAGCATAGCCGCGTACGTTGAGCGTCCAACGCCGAGCAACCTGGCCATTCTGGCGCGAGAGCCGGATCTGGCTGCCTGGATGGTCAACACCGGCGTGGTTGCCAACGAAAACATCCTTATACGGGAACTAGACCGATGGATTACCGAACTGACGCCCTGCACGATCACTCCGCCCGTAACATACGGCGCTATCCAACGCCTGCTTGCCGCGCTCGACGGTGTGCTTCATCCCCTCCTCCAGCTGCAGCCCGCATCCGAAACGGCCGCGCAACTTATGCTCGCGCTGGGGGCCATATACCAGTCGGTTGAACTGGCGCCCCACAGAGAGCGATCCCGATCGGCCAGCCTCACCGCGGCGGCGGAGATACTACGCACATGCGCCGGCCTGCGCGCGGATTGCGATCTGAACGCAGCTGTATCCGCGTCGGAACTACTGCGCCTGTTGACGGACTGCCTTGCCGAAACGACCACACCCGATGAGCTTTCGGGCGATGTGGTGGAACTGGCAGGCTGGCTGGAACTTCACCTCGACGACGCGCAAGTACTCTTGCTCGCCAGCGCCAACGATGAGTTCCTGCCGGCGCGTACTCCCGCGAATGCACTCATCACGGCCGACGAGACGGCGTCGCTAGCGACTGTGTCGGCCGGGGAGCGTCTTGCCCGTGACAGCTACCTTTTCGCCGCGATGCGAGTCGGCCGTCGAGCGTTTGCCGTGGTATGCAGCCAGTCAGGCACCGATGAAGAGCCGCTGATGCCGTCCCGGCTGCTGGCGCAGTGCGAGCCGGCTGTTCTGGTCGACCGGATCAAGGCGTTTACCGAATTGCGGCAGCGTTACCACTTCGCGACGCCTGACGTGCCGTCGCCTGCTACCGGCGCGTTTCTCATTCCGCCGCCGGATGGCGCATCGCCCGCACTGGCTGCGATGCCGGTCACGGGTTTCCGTGCCTACTTGCGATGTCCATATCGGTTCTATCTCAAATACGTCCGCCGGGTGCGCGAGCAGCGTGATGACGCCGTGGAGCTGGACCCTGCTGCGTTCGGAAACCTGCTTCATGCCACACTTGCGGCATTCGGGCGCAACGATGCCGTTCGGGACGAGCAGAACCCCGAAACAATTGCCCGCTTCCTCCGAAGCGAGTTAGAGGAACAACTGCGCAAAACGGTTGGGAGTGAGCGCAGCGCCTTTGTAGAGGCGCAGCACATCGCGTTAGAGAGCCGCCTTGAGGTGTTTGCACGGCTTCAAGCGCAGCATGCTGCCGCCGGCTGGCGGATCGTGGCAGCCGAAACAGAATTGGCAGGCGTGCTGCCGGGAACCGCAACCCCGATTACGGGCCGAATCGACCGGATCGATCGGCGTGACGGCCACCTGCTCATTTTGGACTACAAGTCGGGCCGCGTACGAATACCGGAAAAGTCCCATCGCGGCCGTGAAGGTGACCCGACTGCCTGGATCGATCTCCAGCTTCCCGCCTACCTGCTATTGACGGACGCGGCCAAATACGACGCTGAAAGTGCCCGGGCAGGCATCATCTGCCTGCCGGCAGCCCGCAAAGACGCGGCCGTGCACGAGGCAGGCTGGACGGCCGAGGATCTGGCAGCCGCACAGAAGACGGCCGTCGACGTGATCCACAAAGTGGAGGCCGGCATCTTCTGGCCGCCGTCGAGTGAGCCGGACGACGATGACGAACTGAGTCCTATACTGCTGGACAGGACACGAGACTGGGCGTCTGTTCGTCAAGAGTCGGTTGTTTCGGCAGCTTCAGCCGCACGGCGGCCTCCTGCACCCTGA